From Symbiobacterium terraclitae, the proteins below share one genomic window:
- a CDS encoding cobalamin B12-binding domain-containing protein has product MERKVRILVAKPGLDGHDRGARVVARAFRDAGFEVIYTGLRQTPDQIAEAALQEDVDVVALSILSGAHNTLLPRTVAALRARGLSDVLVVAGGVIPAEDIPGLKAAGIAEVFTPGTPTRAAIEFISQHVKPG; this is encoded by the coding sequence ATGGAGCGCAAGGTTCGCATCCTCGTGGCCAAGCCCGGCCTCGACGGCCACGACCGGGGGGCCAGGGTGGTCGCCCGGGCCTTCCGGGACGCCGGGTTTGAGGTGATCTACACCGGACTGCGCCAGACGCCCGACCAGATCGCCGAGGCGGCGCTGCAGGAGGATGTCGACGTGGTGGCGCTCTCCATCCTGTCCGGCGCCCACAACACCCTGCTGCCGCGCACCGTGGCCGCCCTGCGGGCCCGCGGCCTCTCCGACGTGCTGGTGGTGGCGGGCGGCGTCATCCCCGCGGAGGACATCCCCGGGCTGAAGGCCGCCGGCATCGCCGAGGTCTTCACCCCCGGCACGCCGACCCGGGCGGCCATCGAGTTCATCTCACAGCACGTCAAGCCCGGCTGA
- the mce gene encoding methylmalonyl-CoA epimerase, protein MMGIDHIGIAVRDLDGQVSLYRDRLGLAFEGIEEVPAQKVRVAFFAAGSSRIELLASTSPDGPIARHIDKRGEGLHHVAYRVPDIRAAMAEAAAKGFQLIDQEPRPGAHGTLVCFLHPRSTGGVLTELVQHTRSEH, encoded by the coding sequence ATGATGGGGATCGACCACATCGGTATCGCCGTCCGGGACCTGGATGGGCAGGTGAGCCTCTACCGGGACCGGCTGGGGCTGGCCTTCGAGGGCATCGAGGAGGTGCCGGCGCAGAAAGTGCGGGTCGCCTTCTTCGCCGCAGGCAGCTCCCGCATCGAACTGCTGGCCTCCACCTCGCCCGACGGGCCGATCGCCCGGCACATCGACAAGCGGGGCGAGGGGCTGCACCACGTGGCCTACCGGGTGCCCGACATCCGGGCCGCCATGGCCGAGGCTGCGGCGAAGGGGTTCCAGCTGATCGATCAGGAGCCCCGCCCCGGCGCCCACGGGACCCTGGTGTGCTTCCTGCACCCCAGGTCGACCGGCGGCGTGCTGACCGAACTGGTGCAGCACACGAGGAGTGAGCATTAG
- a CDS encoding acyl-CoA mutase large subunit family protein: MSDSRDRIAAEQERWHREVAAPSLARVPERKPEFTTNSGLPVQRLYTPADVPVDYLTDLGFPGEYPFTRGVQPTMYRGRFWTMRQYAGFGTAEATNARFRYLLENGQSGLSVAFDLPTQIGYDSDSPLAEGEVGKVGVAIDTLADMETLLAGIPLDKVSTSMTINAPAAVLLAMYIAVAEKQGVKPEQLSGTIQNDILKEYAARGTYIFPPGPSMRLITDTFAYCARHVPRWNPISISGYHIREAGSTAAQEVGFTLANGIAYVEAAIAAGLKVDDFAPQLSFFFNAHNDFFEEVAKFRAARRLWARIMRERFRAQNPRSWMLRFHTQTGGSTLTAQQPMNNIVRVALQAFAAVCGGTQSLHTNSMDEALALPTEQSVMVALRTQQIIAHESGAAETIDPLGGSYYVEHLTDEIERQARAYIAKIDELGGAVRAIELGYVQREIQEAAYQYQRQVENGERVIVGVNRYQVDEPPPTNLLRVDPAVQEEQIRKLAAVRARRDQAAVDRSLAALKTAAAGTANLMEPILDAVKAYATLQEICDVLRSVFGEYHPSEEL; the protein is encoded by the coding sequence TTGTCCGATTCGCGCGACCGCATCGCGGCCGAGCAGGAGCGGTGGCACCGGGAAGTCGCCGCGCCGAGCCTCGCCAGGGTCCCGGAGCGAAAGCCCGAGTTCACCACCAACTCGGGCCTGCCCGTGCAGCGGCTCTATACCCCGGCCGATGTGCCGGTGGACTACCTGACCGACCTGGGCTTCCCCGGCGAGTACCCCTTCACCCGGGGCGTCCAGCCCACCATGTACCGCGGCCGCTTCTGGACGATGCGCCAGTACGCCGGGTTCGGCACCGCGGAGGCGACCAACGCCCGGTTCCGCTACCTGCTGGAGAACGGTCAGTCCGGCCTCTCCGTCGCGTTCGACCTGCCCACCCAGATCGGTTACGACTCCGACTCGCCGCTGGCCGAGGGGGAGGTGGGCAAGGTCGGCGTCGCCATTGACACCCTCGCGGACATGGAGACGCTCCTGGCGGGCATCCCGCTGGACAAGGTCTCCACGTCCATGACCATCAACGCCCCCGCCGCGGTCCTGCTGGCCATGTACATCGCCGTCGCCGAGAAACAGGGCGTGAAGCCGGAGCAGCTCTCCGGCACGATCCAGAACGACATCCTGAAGGAGTACGCCGCCCGCGGCACTTACATCTTCCCGCCGGGCCCCTCCATGCGGCTCATCACCGACACCTTCGCCTACTGTGCCCGGCACGTCCCCCGCTGGAACCCCATCTCCATCTCCGGCTACCACATCCGGGAGGCGGGCTCCACCGCCGCCCAGGAGGTGGGCTTTACCCTGGCCAACGGCATCGCCTACGTCGAGGCCGCCATCGCCGCCGGGCTGAAGGTGGACGACTTCGCGCCCCAGCTTTCGTTCTTCTTCAATGCCCACAACGACTTCTTCGAGGAGGTCGCCAAGTTCCGGGCCGCCCGGCGGCTCTGGGCGCGCATCATGCGGGAGCGCTTCCGGGCGCAGAACCCGCGCAGCTGGATGCTCCGGTTCCATACCCAGACCGGCGGCTCCACGCTCACCGCCCAGCAGCCCATGAACAACATCGTGCGGGTGGCCCTGCAGGCCTTCGCCGCCGTCTGCGGCGGGACCCAGTCGCTGCACACCAACTCGATGGACGAGGCCCTCGCCCTGCCCACCGAGCAGTCCGTGATGGTCGCGCTGCGCACCCAGCAGATCATCGCCCACGAGAGTGGGGCTGCGGAGACCATCGACCCCCTGGGCGGCTCCTACTACGTCGAGCACCTGACCGACGAGATTGAGCGGCAGGCCCGGGCGTACATCGCCAAGATCGACGAGCTCGGCGGGGCGGTGCGGGCGATCGAGCTCGGCTACGTCCAGCGGGAGATCCAGGAGGCGGCCTACCAGTACCAGCGGCAGGTGGAGAACGGCGAGCGGGTGATCGTCGGCGTCAACCGGTACCAGGTGGACGAGCCGCCGCCCACCAACCTCCTGCGGGTCGACCCGGCGGTGCAGGAGGAACAGATCCGCAAGCTTGCGGCCGTGAGGGCCCGGCGGGACCAGGCCGCCGTGGACCGGTCGCTGGCTGCCCTGAAGACCGCGGCCGCGGGCACGGCGAACCTGATGGAGCCGATCCTGGACGCCGTGAAGGCCTACGCCACGCTCCAGGAGATCTGCGACGTGCTGCGGTCGGTCTTTGGCGAGTACCACCCCTCGGAGGAGCTGTGA